In a single window of the Prochlorococcus marinus str. AS9601 genome:
- a CDS encoding citrate synthase yields MDSNKLILKPGLEGVPVTNSSICDIDGNKGKLLYRGFSIEELSKKSSFLETAYLLIWGELPTAIQLRDFEQEVQMHRRLSFRVRDMMKCFPATGHPMDALQSSAASLGLFYSRRAIDDPNYIYNAVIRLIAKIPTMIAAFQLIRKGQDPIQPRDDLTYSSNFLYMLTEKEQDPIAAKVFDRCLILHAEHSLNASTFSARVTASTLTDPYAVIASAVGTLAGPLHGGANEDVIAMLEEIKTPENAGSFLDNAIKNKSKIMGFGHREYKVKDPRAIILQKLAEELFIRFGADEMYEVAKSLEAEAIPRLGPKGIFPNVDFYSGLVYRKLGIPRDLFTPIFAISRVAGWLAHWREQLGANRIFRPSQIYTGSAPRDWISLENRE; encoded by the coding sequence TTGGACAGTAACAAACTAATTTTAAAACCAGGATTAGAGGGTGTCCCAGTTACTAATTCATCTATCTGTGATATTGACGGCAACAAAGGTAAATTATTGTACAGAGGGTTCTCCATTGAGGAACTATCCAAAAAAAGCAGTTTTTTAGAAACTGCTTACCTTTTGATTTGGGGTGAATTGCCCACGGCTATTCAACTTAGAGATTTTGAACAAGAAGTCCAGATGCATCGAAGGTTAAGTTTTAGAGTCAGAGATATGATGAAATGTTTTCCTGCTACCGGTCATCCTATGGATGCTCTTCAATCTAGTGCAGCTTCTTTGGGGTTATTCTATTCACGTAGAGCAATAGATGATCCTAATTACATTTACAACGCAGTGATAAGACTAATAGCAAAAATTCCAACAATGATTGCTGCGTTTCAACTTATTAGAAAAGGACAAGACCCAATTCAACCAAGAGATGATTTAACTTACTCATCAAATTTTCTTTACATGCTGACTGAAAAAGAACAAGATCCTATAGCTGCAAAAGTTTTTGACAGGTGTTTAATCCTACATGCCGAACATAGTTTAAACGCAAGTACATTTAGCGCTAGAGTTACTGCAAGTACTCTTACAGACCCATATGCTGTCATCGCCTCTGCAGTAGGAACCCTTGCTGGCCCACTGCATGGAGGAGCAAATGAGGACGTAATTGCAATGTTAGAAGAGATTAAAACTCCAGAAAATGCTGGGTCTTTTTTAGATAATGCAATTAAAAATAAAAGTAAGATAATGGGCTTCGGCCACAGAGAATATAAAGTTAAAGATCCAAGAGCAATAATTCTACAAAAACTGGCAGAAGAGCTTTTTATTAGATTTGGAGCAGATGAAATGTATGAAGTTGCTAAATCACTTGAGGCAGAGGCAATACCAAGACTTGGACCTAAAGGTATATTCCCTAACGTGGATTTTTATTCTGGTCTTGTTTATAGAAAACTTGGTATTCCTCGTGATTTATTTACTCCAATTTTTGCCATATCTAGAGTGGCTGGTTGGTTAGCTCATTGGAGAGAGCAACTTGGAGCAAACAGAATTTTCAGGCCATCGCAAATCTATACGGGTTCAGCACC
- a CDS encoding rhodanese-like domain-containing protein: MGIYPKSINASSLNDWFNSEKEDPVLIDVREQSELEIARFSKEFLHIPISKVTSEYVEEIFAGLLDREIVVTCHAGIRSYNFSQWCLDNNIVSEIWNLEEGIDGWSRYIDPSIPRY, encoded by the coding sequence TTGGGAATTTATCCAAAATCTATAAATGCTTCTAGTCTCAATGATTGGTTTAATTCTGAGAAAGAAGATCCAGTTTTGATTGATGTAAGAGAACAGTCAGAGCTTGAAATAGCTCGCTTCTCAAAAGAATTTTTACATATACCAATTAGTAAAGTCACATCTGAATATGTTGAAGAAATATTTGCTGGTTTATTAGACAGAGAAATTGTAGTTACTTGTCATGCAGGAATAAGGAGTTATAACTTTTCACAATGGTGCTTGGATAATAATATTGTGAGCGAAATATGGAATTTGGAGGAGGGTATTGATGGATGGAGTAGATATATTGACCCATCAATCCCAAGGTATTGA
- the trpB gene encoding tryptophan synthase subunit beta, giving the protein MVSTFSRKDQNYKNDDLNQPSIEGRFGKYGGQYVPETLMPALFELEDAASNAWKDKLFVEELNHLLKTYVGRETPLYEAKRLTEHYKNKQATPRIWLKREDLNHTGAHKINNALGQALLAIRMGKKRIIAETGAGQHGVATATVCARFGLKCIIYMGAEDIKRQSLNVFRMKLLGAEVKVVNSGTATLKDATSEAIRDWVSNVETTHYILGSVAGPHPFPKIVRDFHAVIGEETKKQCLESFGSLPDILLACVGGGSNAMGLFHPFVKETSVRLIGVEAAGSGVDTDKHAATITKGSVGILHGSMSLLLQDDNGQVQEAHSISAGLDYPGVGPEHSHLKDIGRAEYGSVTDQEALDALKLVSELEGIIPALETAHAFAWLDKLCPTLEKDTNIVINCSGRGDKDVNTVASSLDI; this is encoded by the coding sequence GTGGTAAGTACATTTTCTCGCAAAGATCAAAACTATAAAAATGACGATTTAAATCAACCCTCCATAGAGGGAAGATTTGGAAAATATGGTGGTCAATATGTTCCTGAAACGCTAATGCCCGCTCTTTTTGAGCTTGAAGACGCTGCGTCTAATGCATGGAAAGATAAACTTTTTGTAGAAGAATTGAATCACCTACTCAAGACTTATGTAGGAAGAGAAACACCACTTTATGAAGCCAAAAGACTTACTGAACATTACAAAAATAAACAAGCAACTCCTAGGATATGGCTTAAAAGAGAAGATTTAAATCATACTGGGGCTCACAAAATTAATAATGCTCTTGGACAAGCTTTATTGGCAATAAGAATGGGCAAAAAAAGAATAATTGCAGAAACTGGAGCAGGTCAGCACGGAGTTGCTACTGCTACTGTTTGTGCGAGATTTGGCTTGAAATGTATTATCTACATGGGTGCTGAAGATATAAAAAGGCAATCCCTTAACGTTTTCAGAATGAAACTTTTAGGAGCTGAAGTTAAAGTTGTAAATTCTGGAACTGCAACACTTAAGGATGCTACTAGTGAGGCCATTAGAGATTGGGTTTCTAATGTCGAAACCACACACTACATTTTAGGATCTGTTGCAGGCCCACACCCTTTCCCAAAGATTGTGCGCGATTTTCATGCAGTTATAGGTGAAGAAACTAAAAAACAATGTTTGGAATCATTTGGATCTTTACCCGATATTTTGCTTGCTTGTGTAGGTGGAGGATCAAATGCAATGGGGCTTTTCCATCCTTTTGTTAAAGAAACTTCTGTGCGGCTTATTGGAGTTGAAGCCGCAGGAAGCGGAGTTGATACTGACAAACATGCTGCCACTATCACTAAAGGGTCAGTTGGAATTTTGCATGGATCAATGAGTCTTCTCTTGCAAGATGATAATGGTCAAGTACAAGAAGCTCACTCAATAAGTGCAGGTTTAGATTACCCTGGAGTAGGTCCTGAACATAGCCATTTAAAAGATATAGGCAGAGCAGAATATGGATCAGTCACAGATCAAGAAGCTTTGGACGCTTTAAAACTTGTTAGTGAACTAGAAGGAATTATACCTGCACTTGAAACTGCCCATGCTTTTGCTTGGTTAGATAAATTATGCCCTACTCTTGAAAAAGATACTAATATAGTAATCAATTGCTCTGGTAGAGGCGACAAAGATGTTAATACTGTTGCATCTTCATTAGATATTTAA
- a CDS encoding translation initiation factor SUI1, whose amino-acid sequence MGKKNWIEFDNQEKKSEETAKVDTFNKRSKINISKQKKGKKGKTITLIRGLGTEDEILLKELLKKIKVFCGTGGTLIDSNIQLQGDMVSKSIEFLRKEGFQNL is encoded by the coding sequence ATGGGAAAAAAGAATTGGATCGAATTTGATAATCAAGAAAAGAAATCTGAAGAAACAGCTAAGGTAGATACTTTTAATAAAAGATCAAAAATAAATATTTCAAAACAAAAAAAAGGTAAAAAGGGCAAAACTATAACTTTAATTAGAGGTTTAGGCACTGAGGACGAAATTTTATTAAAAGAATTACTAAAAAAAATTAAAGTTTTTTGTGGGACTGGAGGAACATTAATTGATAGCAATATCCAGTTACAGGGTGATATGGTATCGAAATCAATTGAGTTTCTTCGTAAAGAGGGATTTCAAAATTTATGA
- the cysC gene encoding adenylyl-sulfate kinase, which produces MKEQDQTKSTNIKWHNLTIDREKLEKMRGHKGMVIWFTGLSGSGKSTLANALNEVLHLDGFSTYVLDGDNIRHGLCKDLGFSDEDREENIRRIGEVANLFMNAGIITITAFVSPFISDRDKVRKIIGSKDFIEVYCAADISVCENRDTKGLYKKARLGEIKEFTGISSPYEAPLNPEIVVDTGSLELNDSVEKIINYLKKENFLNKA; this is translated from the coding sequence ATGAAAGAACAAGATCAAACAAAGTCAACCAATATAAAGTGGCACAACTTAACTATTGATAGAGAAAAGTTAGAGAAAATGAGAGGTCATAAAGGTATGGTTATCTGGTTTACAGGTTTATCTGGTTCTGGGAAAAGTACTTTGGCTAATGCTTTAAATGAAGTTTTACACTTAGATGGTTTTTCGACTTATGTGTTGGATGGTGATAATATTAGACACGGTTTATGTAAAGATCTTGGTTTTTCGGATGAAGATAGAGAAGAAAATATAAGAAGAATTGGCGAAGTTGCGAATTTATTTATGAATGCTGGGATAATAACTATTACAGCATTCGTTTCGCCATTTATTAGCGATAGAGATAAGGTGAGAAAAATTATTGGATCTAAGGATTTTATTGAAGTTTATTGTGCTGCTGATATCTCAGTTTGCGAAAATAGGGATACTAAAGGTCTTTATAAGAAAGCTCGTTTGGGAGAAATTAAGGAATTCACAGGGATTTCTAGTCCATATGAAGCTCCTCTCAATCCCGAAATTGTTGTTGATACAGGTTCGTTAGAATTAAATGATTCCGTTGAAAAAATTATTAACTACCTTAAAAAAGAAAACTTTCTTAACAAGGCATAA
- the purE gene encoding 5-(carboxyamino)imidazole ribonucleotide mutase gives MSELNSKDIYKIAVVMGSDSDLKTLKPSIDILREFGIKTEVCILSAHRTPIEMMEYAKNAESENIKVIIAGAGGAAHLPGMLASITCIPVIGVPVESKTLKGIDSLLSIVQMPAGIPVATVAINGGQNAGLLAIEMISLFDESIKKNLKEFRENLHTKVRTKNSKLSNIGPDNYLQNK, from the coding sequence TTGTCAGAATTGAATTCTAAAGATATTTATAAAATTGCTGTCGTAATGGGTAGTGATTCAGATCTAAAAACATTGAAGCCATCCATTGATATTTTAAGAGAATTTGGAATAAAAACTGAAGTTTGTATACTTTCCGCTCATCGAACACCTATTGAAATGATGGAATATGCAAAAAATGCAGAATCAGAAAACATAAAAGTAATAATTGCCGGTGCTGGGGGTGCTGCTCATCTTCCAGGAATGCTAGCATCTATAACTTGCATTCCTGTAATTGGTGTACCAGTAGAGAGTAAGACACTTAAGGGGATTGACTCTCTTTTATCAATCGTACAAATGCCCGCTGGAATTCCAGTTGCAACAGTTGCAATTAATGGAGGTCAAAATGCTGGATTATTGGCAATAGAGATGATCAGTTTATTTGACGAATCCATAAAGAAAAATTTGAAAGAATTCAGAGAAAATCTACATACAAAGGTAAGAACTAAAAATAGTAAGTTATCAAATATTGGACCTGACAATTATCTTCAAAATAAATGA
- the bchM gene encoding magnesium protoporphyrin IX methyltransferase, translating into MTSNKIIEKSEVREYFNGTGFERWNKIYSKSDEINTVQKNIRKGHQKTVDDVVSYIKNYPELTKKSYCDAGCGVGSLSIPLLRLGIKELQLSDISYEMIEETKKRIHELGLSQGKIKYEVCDLEKLKGLFDVVVCLDVFIHYPQPVAEEMVQHLCDLSKEKLIVSFAPYTPVLAVLKNIGKLFPGPSKTTRAYTLKEKGIINAAKERGFKVVKKKLNQAPFYFSKLIEFEKIK; encoded by the coding sequence ATGACGTCAAATAAGATTATCGAAAAAAGTGAAGTAAGAGAATATTTTAATGGTACTGGCTTTGAAAGATGGAATAAGATTTATAGCAAATCTGATGAAATTAATACAGTTCAGAAAAATATTAGGAAAGGACATCAAAAAACTGTAGATGATGTAGTCTCATACATTAAAAATTATCCTGAATTAACAAAAAAAAGTTATTGTGATGCAGGCTGTGGTGTAGGAAGTCTTTCAATACCTTTATTAAGACTCGGTATAAAAGAACTACAGTTGAGCGATATTTCTTATGAAATGATTGAAGAAACAAAAAAACGCATTCATGAATTAGGTTTGAGTCAAGGCAAAATTAAATATGAAGTCTGTGACCTGGAAAAATTAAAAGGATTATTTGATGTTGTAGTTTGTTTGGATGTATTTATTCATTATCCTCAACCGGTCGCAGAAGAAATGGTTCAACATCTATGCGATTTAAGCAAAGAAAAACTAATCGTTAGCTTTGCTCCTTATACTCCAGTTCTTGCTGTTCTAAAAAATATTGGAAAATTATTTCCTGGGCCAAGTAAAACTACAAGGGCATATACATTGAAAGAAAAGGGTATTATTAATGCTGCGAAAGAAAGAGGATTTAAAGTTGTTAAAAAGAAATTAAATCAAGCTCCTTTTTATTTTTCAAAACTAATTGAATTCGAAAAAATTAAATAA
- a CDS encoding response regulator transcription factor, with protein sequence MNEINQINNELVRKSRILLVDDEPGLRTAVKTFLEDEGFEIIIAVDGEDGWEKAQTIFPDLIISDVMMPRANGYDLLKKIREDEKLGGTPVIFLTAKGMTLDRTEGYLAGVDDYISKPFDPDELAARVKNVINRQERLLKEAARFADIDVSKMAKQITEIKSMLTDQNQTNPENKINLPSFTPREASVLQLVAEGLMNKEIARKLETSIRNVEKYVSRLFIKTGTSSRTELVRYALENHLVK encoded by the coding sequence ATGAATGAAATTAATCAAATAAATAATGAACTTGTAAGAAAATCAAGAATTTTATTAGTTGATGATGAGCCTGGTTTAAGAACAGCTGTTAAAACATTTCTAGAAGATGAAGGCTTTGAAATAATTATTGCAGTTGATGGCGAGGATGGTTGGGAAAAAGCTCAAACAATTTTCCCCGATTTGATAATTAGCGATGTTATGATGCCCCGAGCCAACGGTTATGATTTATTAAAAAAAATTAGAGAGGATGAAAAATTAGGAGGAACTCCAGTTATTTTTCTAACTGCAAAAGGAATGACCCTAGACAGAACAGAAGGTTATCTTGCAGGAGTTGATGATTATATTTCCAAACCTTTCGATCCAGATGAATTAGCTGCAAGAGTTAAAAATGTAATCAACAGACAAGAACGACTATTAAAAGAAGCGGCAAGATTCGCAGATATTGACGTAAGCAAAATGGCAAAACAAATTACTGAAATAAAATCTATGCTCACAGACCAAAACCAGACTAATCCAGAAAATAAAATAAATCTTCCTAGTTTTACTCCTAGAGAAGCAAGTGTGCTTCAACTAGTAGCAGAGGGGCTGATGAACAAGGAAATTGCTAGAAAGCTTGAAACATCTATTAGAAATGTTGAGAAATATGTAAGTAGACTTTTTATCAAGACCGGTACTTCAAGCCGAACAGAATTAGTTCGTTATGCACTTGAAAATCATTTAGTAAAATAA
- a CDS encoding cysteine desulfurase family protein — protein MLSTPILLDYQSSTPCSKDVVDSMKPFWSEIFSNPASKSNLAGINASAILEASREKIEQNLFLKNKKVIFTSGATESNNLALLGFARNFYKKTGNYGHIITLKTEHKAVLEPLNQLKKEGFMVTEINPDKDGLISEEQFKKNIKEDTFLVSVMLANNEIGVIQPIENISKICKSRGIIFHSDFAQCLGYMALDNLLSDVNMITMSSHKIYGPKGIGLLLIDEEINLEPLIVGGGQEYGLRSGTLPLPLVVGFAKAIEIAVFNQKNNAEKLLFYRNNLLEGLLKNNSGLLINGSIEKRLPHNLNLTVLDLNGAKFHKLLKSKIICSTGSACSSGEPSHVLLALGRSLKEVESSIRLSIGLSTNSKDIKQAIHILTNTIRSLR, from the coding sequence ATGCTATCAACTCCCATACTACTAGACTATCAATCTTCGACTCCTTGCTCTAAAGATGTTGTTGATTCTATGAAACCTTTTTGGAGTGAGATATTTTCTAATCCTGCAAGCAAATCTAATTTGGCGGGAATTAACGCAAGCGCTATATTGGAAGCCTCAAGAGAAAAAATAGAACAAAATTTATTTCTTAAGAATAAAAAAGTTATTTTTACAAGCGGGGCAACTGAATCTAATAACTTAGCTTTATTAGGTTTTGCTAGAAATTTCTATAAAAAAACAGGAAATTATGGACATATTATTACCTTAAAAACGGAGCATAAAGCTGTTTTGGAGCCCCTAAATCAACTAAAAAAAGAGGGATTTATGGTTACAGAAATTAATCCTGATAAAGATGGCTTAATTTCAGAAGAACAATTCAAAAAAAATATAAAAGAAGATACATTTCTGGTTAGTGTAATGTTGGCAAATAACGAAATAGGAGTTATTCAGCCCATAGAGAATATTTCAAAGATATGTAAATCGAGAGGAATAATTTTCCACTCTGATTTTGCACAATGTTTAGGTTATATGGCGTTAGACAATCTTTTATCAGATGTAAACATGATAACGATGAGTTCGCACAAAATATATGGTCCAAAAGGGATAGGACTTCTTTTGATTGATGAAGAAATTAATCTTGAGCCTTTAATTGTTGGAGGAGGTCAGGAATATGGTCTTAGGTCTGGAACATTACCTCTTCCTTTAGTAGTTGGCTTTGCTAAAGCAATAGAGATAGCAGTTTTTAATCAAAAAAATAATGCTGAGAAATTACTTTTTTACAGAAATAACCTTTTAGAGGGGTTGTTAAAAAATAATTCTGGTTTATTAATTAATGGCTCTATAGAAAAAAGATTACCTCACAATTTAAATTTGACTGTATTGGATTTAAACGGAGCAAAGTTTCATAAACTTTTAAAATCTAAAATAATTTGTTCTACTGGATCTGCATGTAGTAGTGGTGAACCATCTCATGTTTTACTAGCCTTAGGTAGATCTCTTAAAGAAGTAGAATCTTCAATAAGGCTAAGTATTGGATTAAGTACTAATTCAAAAGATATAAAACAAGCAATTCATATTCTTACAAATACGATCAGATCATTACGATAG
- the rsmH gene encoding 16S rRNA (cytosine(1402)-N(4))-methyltransferase RsmH gives MQTDLSDSSFFNHQSVMTDEIMASLEHYPLIHNNQLKGIDATLGGGGHSYHLLRKYSDLNIIGLDQDPFARKSASKKLDEFKNRIDIRASNFADFVPKEKVSFVIADLGVNSNQIDDPKRGFSFQKDGPLDMRMNPFLDVDADKLIEALNEKDLANLIYKYGEERLSRKIARKIKLDLKENGKYSGTKELAYSIAGCFPPKQRYKKIHPATRTFQALRIAVNKEIEVLEKFLQVVPEWLLPGGIISIISFHSLEDRLVKSCFKNDQRLKNLTKKPITPSEQEIELNKRARSGKLRIAQLN, from the coding sequence ATGCAAACTGACCTATCTGATTCATCTTTTTTCAATCATCAATCAGTTATGACAGATGAGATTATGGCCTCATTAGAGCATTACCCACTGATACATAACAATCAACTAAAGGGAATAGACGCAACTTTAGGTGGTGGCGGGCACTCTTATCATTTATTGAGAAAATATTCGGATTTAAATATAATTGGACTTGATCAAGATCCATTCGCGAGAAAATCAGCATCAAAAAAACTTGATGAGTTTAAAAACAGGATTGATATAAGGGCTTCAAATTTTGCGGATTTTGTACCAAAAGAAAAAGTTTCTTTTGTGATTGCAGATCTTGGAGTAAATAGTAACCAAATTGATGACCCTAAAAGAGGATTTAGTTTCCAGAAAGATGGTCCACTTGATATGCGCATGAATCCTTTTCTTGATGTTGATGCAGATAAATTAATTGAGGCTTTAAATGAAAAAGATCTAGCTAACCTAATCTATAAATACGGAGAGGAGAGATTATCAAGAAAGATTGCTAGAAAAATAAAATTGGATTTGAAGGAAAATGGGAAATATTCTGGAACAAAAGAGTTAGCTTATTCTATTGCAGGCTGCTTCCCACCAAAACAAAGATATAAAAAAATACATCCAGCAACAAGAACATTTCAAGCACTAAGAATTGCTGTTAATAAAGAAATTGAAGTATTAGAAAAATTTTTGCAAGTTGTACCTGAATGGCTTTTGCCAGGGGGTATTATTTCTATTATTAGTTTTCATTCCCTTGAGGATAGATTAGTTAAGAGTTGTTTTAAGAATGATCAAAGACTAAAAAACCTGACAAAAAAGCCAATAACTCCTTCCGAACAAGAAATTGAACTAAATAAAAGAGCTAGAAGTGGAAAATTAAGAATTGCTCAATTAAATTAA
- a CDS encoding NAD(P)H-quinone oxidoreductase subunit H, translated as MAQLETRTEPMVVNFGPHHPSMHGVLRLVVTLDGENVIDCEPVIGYLHRGMEKIAENRTNVMYVPYVSRMDYAAGMFYEAIVVNAPERLANIPVPKRASYIRVLMLELNRIANHLLWLGPFLADVGAQTPFFYIFREREMIYDLWEAATGQRLINNNFFRIGGVACDLPYGWLEKCIDFCDWFGPKIDEYEKLITNNPIFKKRIEGLGTIQRDQAINWSLSGPMLRASGVSWDLRKVDSYECYDDFDWQIASEKEGDCYARYRVRVEEMRQSLSIIRQACKMIPGGPTENLEAQRMVTEDKKSEIFGIDYQYVAKKVAPTFKIPNGELYTRLESGKGEIGVFIQGNNEVTPWRFKIRAADLNNLQILPHILKGAKIADIMAILGSIDVIMGSVDR; from the coding sequence ATGGCTCAGCTAGAGACTAGAACAGAACCAATGGTGGTCAATTTTGGCCCTCACCATCCCTCAATGCATGGTGTTTTAAGGTTAGTTGTAACTCTTGATGGTGAGAATGTCATTGATTGCGAGCCAGTAATTGGATATTTACACAGAGGAATGGAAAAAATAGCTGAAAATAGGACAAATGTAATGTATGTCCCTTATGTAAGCAGAATGGATTATGCCGCAGGAATGTTTTATGAAGCTATTGTAGTAAATGCTCCTGAAAGATTAGCTAATATTCCAGTTCCCAAAAGAGCTAGTTACATCAGAGTTCTTATGCTCGAACTTAATCGTATTGCTAATCATCTTTTATGGCTTGGTCCCTTTTTAGCAGACGTTGGAGCTCAAACTCCATTTTTCTATATCTTTAGAGAAAGAGAGATGATCTATGATCTCTGGGAAGCTGCTACTGGACAAAGGCTAATAAATAATAATTTCTTTAGAATAGGTGGAGTAGCATGTGATCTCCCATACGGATGGTTAGAAAAATGTATAGACTTTTGCGATTGGTTCGGTCCGAAGATAGATGAATACGAAAAATTAATCACAAATAATCCAATTTTTAAAAAAAGAATTGAAGGTTTAGGAACAATACAAAGAGACCAGGCAATTAATTGGTCTTTGTCTGGGCCAATGCTTAGAGCTTCTGGGGTTTCATGGGATTTAAGGAAAGTCGATAGTTATGAATGTTATGACGATTTTGATTGGCAGATTGCTTCTGAAAAAGAAGGAGATTGTTATGCGAGATATCGAGTAAGAGTTGAAGAGATGAGACAATCACTAAGTATCATTCGCCAAGCCTGCAAAATGATTCCAGGAGGCCCAACAGAAAATTTAGAAGCTCAAAGAATGGTGACTGAAGATAAGAAAAGTGAAATATTCGGTATTGACTACCAATATGTAGCTAAGAAGGTTGCTCCAACTTTTAAAATTCCTAATGGAGAATTATACACAAGATTAGAGTCCGGCAAAGGAGAAATAGGTGTTTTTATTCAAGGAAATAATGAAGTTACCCCATGGAGATTCAAAATCAGAGCAGCTGATTTAAATAATCTGCAAATATTGCCTCATATTCTTAAAGGTGCCAAAATCGCTGATATTATGGCAATCCTTGGATCAATAGATGTCATTATGGGATCTGTTGATAGATAA
- a CDS encoding acyl-CoA thioesterase: MKPADWLILQKKVRFGDCDSAGVIHFHNLLKWSHEAWEESIEIYGIPSQDIFPDFSIRKSQIIFPIVNCEANFLAPIKIGDLLKVKIVPHKINTHLFQVNSFFIKNGNKVAEGKIIHCSLDIDSRDKIELPDQLERWIEASNVSTNLKEC; the protein is encoded by the coding sequence ATGAAACCCGCTGACTGGTTAATATTGCAGAAGAAGGTAAGATTTGGTGATTGTGATTCTGCAGGTGTAATTCATTTTCATAACTTATTAAAATGGTCGCATGAAGCTTGGGAAGAAAGTATTGAAATTTATGGGATTCCTTCTCAAGATATTTTCCCAGATTTTTCTATACGTAAAAGTCAAATTATTTTTCCAATAGTAAATTGTGAAGCAAACTTTCTTGCGCCTATAAAAATTGGAGATTTATTAAAAGTAAAAATCGTCCCTCATAAAATTAATACTCATTTGTTCCAAGTAAATAGCTTTTTTATAAAAAATGGAAATAAAGTAGCCGAAGGGAAAATTATACATTGTTCTTTAGACATTGATTCAAGAGATAAAATAGAACTTCCCGATCAGTTAGAAAGATGGATAGAGGCTTCTAATGTGAGTACAAATTTAAAAGAATGCTAA